The genomic segment ACAGAATACCCTATTATAAGTTTAGAAAGGATAAGCCAAATAATTTAAGAGAAATGGATTCCATCTGCATTAAACCCATGAAGTAATCTGTggacaagaaaaacaaaaaaaaaaaaaacaggcgatTTAGATAAAAGGTAaataaaattggctttttttttacttaacggTAAAGTCACCTGATAAAATCATCTATGTCCATAGATCGGGCCCGTTTTTCTCTAAATCCGCTGTCTGTGAGGACCTTTTCAACTTTCTCGGCTATGCTGAAATTGTCTGGTATTGCCTGTGTCAGAAAGTGAACGTTTGTGTTACATTTTGCAGGTAGGGCAGGTCTCGGGGCAAGTGCCCTAGATGCTGGGTCCCATGAGGGGCTGCTCTGCCTTGGCCAGTGTATTTGGATACAAGCAGCaaactaaggccgagttcacatctgCTTTGAGCTTTCCGTTATTCTGAGGTCAGAACAGAAAatggaaaataactgatccgacttgggctactttcacactggcgtttttgatggatccggcagggatcagcaaaaacgcttccgttactgtttatacaaccatctgcatccgttatgtactgatccggttgtattatctataacatagccaagacggatcagtcatgaactccgttgaaagtcaatgggggacggatccgttttctattgtgtcagagttaaatggatccgtccccattgactttcattgtgggtcatgactgatCCCTTTTGGaggattccgtttcgttcagttacgttttgtccccattgacaatgaattgggacaaaacggaagcgtttttctctggtattgagatcctaggacggatctcaataccggaaaatagaaacgctagtgtgaaagtagccttatagcatcaaTTGTGATCAGTTTGTGTCAGACATCTGCTTTTTTTGATGGAAGAAAAATGACTGCACACAAAAGTAACTGATGTTTGACAGAACTGACACAAACTGATCTCAACggatgcagaaaaaaaaacacggatctgttatttttctgttcttctgataagAAGAACAGAAAGCTCAATGCAAAAACTCAGCCtagggccccattcacacaaccgtatttttgttcCGCATCTGATCggcatttttttggcagattttcatttcaatggggccgcaaaagatccacatgtccacatccatatgtctgttctgcagcctcgcaaaaaaataaataaataaatagaatgtGTCCTGTTCTAGTCCGTTTTACGGTCAAGTATAGGCATTTCTAACAGAGGGCGCGACACGCTGAGCCGCAAAATTTGGAatacacacggccggtatccgtgttctgCCGTATGCACCTTTTGCGGCcctgttgaaatgaatggatccggatcCGCGGATCAGACGTAGAACAAAAATACGGTCAGGTAAATGGAGCCCAAGTCTTGGATACAACAAATGACCGTAATAAAGTGACAACTCATTAGTCATTCATTGCCGGTGACTTGAATCCTTTCCATTACCATTTCATCTAGATTCTAATTAATACATTCCAAGAAATAAAGAAGATGGCAGCGGATATAAAAGATACAGGAAAAGACTGAATACACAACACAGGGGAACCCGGCAGCGTATTACCAATTACAATCCGGGATGAGCGGACCAGAACCTCACCAGGTTCGGGTAAAGAAGgaattccgttataacagaattcgatgcataacggatccgtctggttcccgttacacAGGGCGGAAAACAATCCTGCATGACGGAAACCAGACTGATCTGTTATCCTTGCCCGTAGACTATTCTCCCTCTTCGAGGCTTCAGTTTTGCATTCGGTTATAACAGAACCCATAACGGAATTCCTTCACTCCCCGAACCCGGTGAGGTTCAGGTCCGCTTATCCCTACTTACAATGTTGTGGAGGGAGCAGTGTATCCTGTAATTCTTCTCCAACAGCTCCTGGACTGCGCTGGATCTGCAAGACAACATATTACAGAGGCTGGTGAGGAAGAGCATGGCTCCAGAGAAGGTTTCTTTATCCCATAATGCCTCATGTGGCCATCTCAGCTGAATGttgtgatacctttcacttactgatccattgcttcattcaagtgcaccgagggcggtcACAAATCACCATGTCCACCCATGCTcctcctgcatcccgccagccccccctctctccttccTAAACAAGGCCAGGCTCCTACATAGTCATCTTGCCGACCCCATCAATCGAGATGGAGGGGCCAGGGTGCACAGAGAGGCTTGGTCCTGCCCTCGGTGCCCGTTACTGGTTATTTCCATATTGTAATGAAGCAATGGATCTGTAAGTGAACGGTATCATTCCATCCAGCTGAGCCAGCCCTACATTGTGCCTGGGAATAACAGTGGATCCCTTTAACCCCAGAGACTCCTGGCATCACTTGTTCCCCCCTGCGCTGGAGACATCGATAACATGCAGTATCTGAATACATCATGAGAGAACAGGGACTGTTCAGCCAGCAGCCATAATGAGTCTACATCCCGTTTAATATTCTTCAGAATTTAAAGGCAGTTCCTGAAGCCAGACACTGACGGCTTATATTCAGGAATTAGAGACAATACTTACTTAAATGCTGCAGAAAGTGTTTTGTTTTTCCTTACAAACGCAATTCGTACCAATCCGTCCCATTCCTGAACAGAGAAGTAAGAATATCAGCCAAGGCCGCAGATGAGCACATAACCTTGTACAACACACATGGGTAAATGAATACTACGACCACCGAGCATGGGCAATTTCAGGAATAAATCCCACCGCTTAtagatttaaagaggttgtcccatgaaaaatattttcaaaccagcacttggatctgaataccttTTGTAATGGCATTTAATGAAACATTTTGTATAGCCATCGAGGTTTccaatgaaatgtatctgtatagcaccacctttcTCTGTCCACCgtgctgaggtggacacacattttcagctccatccttcaactgcctcctgagctgtgataaggagagcatggacacgccccctgagctgtgatagggagagagctgcagaaggacacgcccctgagctaccagcctgaagagaatctagcagaacaattggagcagtgaatggggagatctctggacccatgtgtgaTCACAGCtccttcacttaaatgggacggAGTGTATCTACAACTGGGTCATCAACATAGgaagccggacaacccctttaacagcttaTTCACCTTACCTTAAAGTttatgggaggaggaggatttcttGGTTCTATTCTAACAACGCTGGATTCCACTTTTGGAGGGGGTCTGAAGTTGTTCTTCCCAACCTACGACACAAAATAGAATATTAGGAAACGTTACCCTGCTTACATGTAAACTGTGCAGCTGTGCTTGGTGCAGATAGAGACAAGTCAGAAACTTATCAGTGAGGTTCACAAACCACTAGAACAGAAGGGCAGGAATACTCAGCCAAGTACTGCGCCTACAGTTCAGAGGAGGCCTAATACACTATCTTCAGGTAGACATCCCTCTCAGAAGAGAGACAGAAGAACCTCAGAAGAGTCCAATATAAGAAAAAGAGGTGACGGAGCCGCCTTACCTTCATGAGATGATCTACACGAGCCAGTAGCTGGGTGTTAATGGACAGGCGGCAGTACAGCTTGTCTCCTGCCTTGGCCACCAGCCGCATTGCAAACTCTCTCTGAAACATCAGCACCGCACATCTACAGAAAACAGATCTTTAGGGTTCAAAATTTCTACATTCTACGATCTTTCAGCAATTTGGTCCATGGGCCAAGATCCATTCTGTACAGACCCTTTGGGAAcctattcacacaaccgtatttttggcctgcgccgatccgcattttttgcagatcagatgcagacccattcacttcacagtgtgctgtctgcatccgtatctcCATTACGCAGTCCTgcataaaagatagaacatgtcccctattcttgtccgtttggacAAAAAAAGCATTGTTACCATGCTTCTGCCAAAAAACGCAAcattgacgtcatccatattttttgcggattcgcgttttgtggaccacaaaatacatactgttTTGTGAAtgcactcttaggcctcttgcacacgaccgtatggcttttttagtattttgtggtccgcaaaaaaatacggatgacgtccgtgtgcattctgtttttttgcggaacggaacagctgtcctctgatagaacagtcctatccttatgctgacaataataggacatgttctatctttgaacgaaacggaaggcatacggagtacccttcatttttttttttgcggatccatcgaaatgaatgattccgtacATGGAACGCAAATAACGGAAAAAACAAactttcgtgtgcaagaggccttagcccGTGAAGGCTTGCCGGGGATGGTACACCTGAATAATGCTTTCTGTAGATGCCCCCTTCACCAGGTGTACTGTCATACAGTGTTAACCATACAGTATGGTACCCAAATAACCGTGCCATGTGAACTCACCTGAAGAACGGTCTGTGAAGAAGGAGCTTGAAAACAAAGGGAGAGGAGATCTACAGAAGAAAGAGCACAGTGAAAACGGAACCTGTGAAAGATCCCATATGTGGATGGGGGAGGGGCACCTACAGTACCTGGTAAGGTAAATTGGCCACACACAGGTCAAAAAACGGcaggtcagtctttaacacatctcCAACCAGGACTTGAAGTTTACTTGCAGCAGGTCTGGAAGATAAGAATACAGACAATACGTCACTCCTATGTGCTCTGATCGGACCATAGACCCAAAAATAAGGGTCACCTAAAACTGCCTAAAAAATGTTATGTTAACAAGTGGGAAATTACTACCAACGGGGTCACAGTGCCAACACTTCATCTATAAGCCCAAATCACCAAATGATCTCTAACAGATACATGAAATTACATCGATGTTCATCTCAGTGCATTTCATTATGATAATCAGAACGCGCCATCTAGTGGCTTCCTGTGGAActgaaactttaataaataagtttTATGATTTATATTTAATATAGCACTGTCCATTGGTTTCCTAGATTTctatataaaagtgttttttttttttgttttgttttttactgtaaAACACTTATTTTCATCTGTAgtgtggagatttatcaaactagtccaaagaaaaataaaataagagtattgcttACAATGACCATTCAGCCCCCAGATCTTAATTTTCAGCTGTCCCTTTTAACTGTGTGCTGACCACCCAATGACAATATCCTTCCGGGCGGTCGGCACTAATCTCTGCAAAGATATTCCTGGAAGTCCTTGTAGAGTTTGCAACTGCACGTCAGTCGTAAAAAACACcatccctgcccccccccccttccttgtataGAAGAGCCAGATCAGTTCTGCAGTGAGGCTGTGTAGCCTTGCACAACCCCTCTGGAGGGTGTTTTCCCCCAGAACTGGGGCTGTTCTTTTATATTTGTACACACTGCGATAGcgccatctaaggctactttcacacttgcggcagagtgatccggcaagcagttccgtcgccggaaaacgtatgccaactgatggcatttgtaagactgatcagtcagaaaaatgcattgaaatgccggatcagtctttccggtgtcatccagcaaaatagatccggcatttatttttttcacctttttttcggtctgcacacggcatcccggtattttgaatgctgcatccggcactaatacattcctatggaaaaaaatgccggcattcaggcaagtctttatcttttgcctgatcagtcagaaagactaaactgaagacatcctgaacggattgctctccattcagaatgcatggggataaaacggatcagttcttttccagtatagagcccctaggacggaactcaatgccggaaaagaaaaaacgcaagtgttaaagtacccttaaggtactttcacactagcagcaggacggatccgacaggctgttcaccctgtcggatctgtcctgccgctatttcgccgtgccgccgctccatccccattgactataatggggacgggggtgaagctctggcgcagcacggctgccggactaaaaagtcggacatgcagtacttttagtccggcggcctctcgtcgtgcactgccgtgctgcgccggagctcagcCCCTCGTCCtccttatagtcaatggggacggagcggcagttcggcggcacggcgaaatagcggcaggacggattcgtcctgccgctagtgtgaaagtagccttacccagtcaatgacatccagccgcacagtcacatgaccaatATGTATAGTAATAACGCAATAAGAGGTACAAGTACTGTTatataaaaggggttttccaggatttttttaactgatgacctatcctctggataggttatcagtatctgatcggtgggggtccgacacccaggacccccactgatcagctgtttgagaaggtactggCACTTGCAGTAGCATCACGGTCTTCTCACAGCTTTGCCTAGGCTGAGAGACTCCACGTTCGTCGCTtcatagatgtgaatggggccaagctgcaataccatgcaAGTCGCTGTGTGTGGTGACCTGAGAGAAGGGTGCGTCGCTACtgtgagcaccggtgccttctcaaacatctgattggtgggggccccaggtgttggaccccaccggtcagatactgatgatctatccagaggaaaacCCTAACCGGTGTAGAGAAGGCGGCGAGGTTCCAGCACAATGGATACGTACGTGCCCTGGACTCTCTTCTGGAGCTCCGCCACAAGTCGTGTATCAAGTTCACAAGCGACAACCTGGAACAAATCAGATAAgagatttttttacggtgttagggTCACGTATATTTCACAGCGGACACCAAGTGGGTGCCCAGGATGTTCCCAGCATCTTGTGAACTTCTCCAGATAGAACCGTCAGCTTTTTACACTACAATACTAGCAAaactgggacaaaaaaaaaaaaaaaagttgcacttaTGAGACGTTTCTGCCGATTTGTTTTGCCTTCGTTTTGTAAAAATTGCAGCAAAAACTATGATAAACTACAACAAGCGTGAAAACATTTCAAAGCCAGATCACGGCTTCCTACACTGGTGATACATAGacgttattaaaggggtattgtgGCTACTGaaaattatcccctatccactgtTCTCGGGTATCTCTGGCAGTCCTGTAGAGATAAACCGTGGCAGGGTGCATGCTCAACCAGAATTGGTGGGCATcccaagagtcagacccccaccgatcagttagttatcccatACCCATTGGATAGAGGACAACTTGTAGcaatcggaatacccctttaacggaCCTTTCAGCTGCCTGCTCTGATTAGTTCATCCTCTTCCTGTGACATCTAGAATGGTAAGGCATCATGCTGGAAAAGTTTACTCCTAAGGCCACGTTCAGGCTGACCACTGCATCTACAGCCCCACAGAATGGGCAATCCCCTTGTGGCCCCCCAAGAATTGACATGTTGGGAGAACTAAGGTGCAGATTTCTGGGACAGTTATCCTGGATTTAAATGTGGAAAACAGACAAatcctttaaaaataaataacctGTGTGAACAAGCCCCAAGGCTCTATGGGATACAACACCCCGAAGACAACAGTggcgataaatatatatatagggctAGTCCTAAGCTATCCAGTATAAATACATAAGCACCATCTAAAGGTGTGTGGAGAATTCATGATATAGTGTAAGATCCATCAACAGCAGGTGAGAAGGAACCTTCAGTTTCTGAGAAGTTACTGTAGAAGGGACAACTGAGTAGATCTGCCAATACCTCTGTATGAGACAGTAGGTACATATCAGATGTGGACTCCGGGGGGCACTGTAATAAAGAGCTTACCTTTTTGGCTTTCTCTAATAACTTGACAGTCATGTTCCCTGTGCCAGGACCAATCTCCAGCACGACATCTGTTGGTCGTATGGCGGCCTGGAAGACATGTACAGTACCCCAGTCAGCACCCATGTGTCGCCTCTGCCTGTATGTGGTGCAGGGATTGTACCAACCTTCTCAATGATGCTGTTCA from the Bufo bufo chromosome 2, aBufBuf1.1, whole genome shotgun sequence genome contains:
- the DIMT1 gene encoding probable dimethyladenosine transferase: MPKVKSEKKSRKHQEIRSQGVMFNTGIGQHILKNPLIVNSIIEKAAIRPTDVVLEIGPGTGNMTVKLLEKAKKVVACELDTRLVAELQKRVQGTPAASKLQVLVGDVLKTDLPFFDLCVANLPYQISSPFVFKLLLHRPFFRCAVLMFQREFAMRLVAKAGDKLYCRLSINTQLLARVDHLMKVGKNNFRPPPKVESSVVRIEPRNPPPPINFKEWDGLVRIAFVRKNKTLSAAFKSSAVQELLEKNYRIHCSLHNIAIPDNFSIAEKVEKVLTDSGFREKRARSMDIDDFIRLLHGFNADGIHFS